The genomic stretch ACGTCAAACCCCATCATCAATTCATCAATTTCAGCCAAAGTTATCAGCTTCTGATTTTTTTTTAAAACTTAAAGCCGTCTCTCAATCTACTTTAGAAAATGAAAGCTTTAGATCTCGCATCTAACACCTAGGGCTAATTCGTTCTAGAGACCATGATATTCGCTATAATTTAATCAGAGTCAACAACTAGTAATGCGACAACCCATGGTTGCCAACAAGTTTTAATTGAAGGCTCAAACACAGAGGTAGCGTTACTAGAATACCTATGTTGGTCGTCAAATGCTGTTTATAACTGTTCTTTGTATTATACCAGAGAGCTTTATAACTAATAAGAATAGATTATCACCGAACAGTATGTTAGATTATCTTCCTCCTCTTAATGAGCACAATTTACCCTATCCCGATACAATGCATCCCATCGTAGTCCATTTTGTGATTGCGATGGTATTATTTGCAGTTTTATGTGACCTGATCGGTTACTTCACTAAGAATCCTCGTCTGTATGAGGTAAGCTGGTGGAATTTATTTTTTGCGACTATTTCCATCTTTATCGCAGTTATTTTCGGACAAATTGAAGCAGGTTTAGCACAACCATACCCTGCGGCTGTAGATATCTTAAGTTTACATACTTTGATTGGTTGGTCTTTGTCGGGAATTTTAGCTGGGATCACAGCGTGGCGCTATATCATTCGTTCTCGCAACCCTAAAGTATTACCTATACCCTTTTTGGGTGCGGGTTTAGTTTTAGCGGGTATAGTGTTCTTTCAAGTTTATCTAGGTGACTTGCTAGTATGGGTATATGGATTACATACAGTTGAAGTAGTAAAAGCAACAAGAGAAGGGTTCTTTCAATGAATTCTAATTTAATCGAGCAAGTTAATGACCAATTGGGAGCTAATGGCTTGCCTTATCCTCTGGCGCTGCATCCCAATCTAGTACATTTGACCCTGGGCTTATTTATCGCGGCGATCGCTTTTGACATGGTTGGAGTTTTCTATCCAGTGGAAAAGCAAATTTTAAAAGTTCTCTCTATTTCTGCCAGTAGAACCAACTTCTTTGATGTGGGTTGGTACAATATGCTGGCGGCAGCTATCATAACCTTTTTTACCGTTGCCACGGGTTTTTATGAGATTATGCTAGCAGAGCCTCCCACAGATGTGGTCAGTGCTTGGGGCTTAAAGGCAATGGAAACGATGCTATGGCACGGAATTGGTGGTGTTATCCTCTTGTTTTTAATTGTACTGATGACGGTGTGGAGGGGATTACAAAGATTTATCTGGCGTAAAGATCGAGTTGTACAAGTACAATGGACTTATTTACTAGCAGGATTGGGGATTTTTGCGCTAATGTTCGCTCACGGGACCTTAGGGGCCCATTTAGCTGCAGATTTTGGAGTACATATCAGCGCCGATCGCCTGTTGAGGGCCGGTGAAAATCCAAATATATTGTTGAAATAGAATGAATACTCCGACAGTTGCAATTTTGGTCATCAGTACAATCATTCTGACCGTTATTAGTTGGTGGGTGGGACAACAAGCTTACTCTTGGCTCCCTCCACAAGCTTCGGCTGAATCGATTCTCATCGACAATCTATTTAGCTTCATGGTGACGGTGGGAACGTTTATTTTTCTAGGAGTGGTAATTGCTATTACTTATGCGGTTTTATTTAAGCGCGCGGGTAAATACGACTTGAGTGATGGACCTCCTATTGAAGGAAACGTTCCTTTGGAAATTGTTTGGACGGTGATTCCCCTTGTTTTAGTGATTGGAATCGCCACTTACAGTTATCAAATCTACGACCGGATCTCGATTGTGGGACCAATGGAGCACATTCATATGGCTAGGGAAATCGAAACTACCCCAGGAGTAGAAAGAATTGAAGTTTTATCCCGTCAATGGGCTTGGGAATTTCATTATCCTGAGCAAAAAGTAACCAGTACAGAACTACATTTACCCAATAATAAGCGAATCAGACTCGTGCTGCGATCAGAAGACGTGATCCATGGATTGTACATTCCAGCATTTCGACTCAAGCAAGATATTATCCCCAATAGGGTAATAGACTTTGAATTTACCCCCATCCGTGAGGGAAGATATCGCTTAAGAGACTCTCAGTATAGCGGTACTTACTTTGCGGCAATGCAGACAGATGTGGTAGTAGAATCGTCTGAAGCCTTTGAAAGGTGGCTGGAAACCTCTGCTAAGGAACCGCCTAGGATATCTTACAACCAAGCTTTTGAAGAATATACCAAACAAGATAAAACAGCGGCAAAAACGATCATTCCAGCTTCACCTCCAATCGTCAACTACTCTGGTTCAAAACTAAATTACTAATTTTTGCTATGACTAATCTTTCCTCAAGGGAAACAGTTACTTCCCAAACCGGTAACCCTGAAAGCTGGAGACGTTTCTTCAGTTTTAGCACCGACCATAAAGTGATTGGTATTCAGTATATTGTTACCGCTTTTTTCTTCTTCCTAGTGGGCGGTTTTTTTGCCATGATTATGAGGGGAGAATTAATTACCCCAGAATCAGATCTATTGGATCGCCAGGTCTATAACTCTATGTTTACTATGCACGGGACGGTTATGCTGTTCTTGTGGACCTTTCCGGTGCTGGCTGGGTTATCTAATTATCTCGTTCCTCTGATGATTGGGGCGCGGGATATGGCGTTTCCCCGGTTGAATGCTGTGGCTTTCTGGATGGTGCCCGTTTTTGGTGTTATTTTAATGACCAGCTTTTTAGTTCCAGGAGGAACAGCACAATCGGGTTGGTGGTCTTATCCTCCAGTTAGTCTACAAAATCCTACGGGTAATCTGATTAATGGTCAGTTTCTCTGGATCTTAGCAGTGGCAATATCTGGGGTTTCATCGATTCTGGGGGCGGTTAATATTGTCACTACAATTATACGGATGCGATCGCCTGGGATGACTTTCTTCCGGATGCCTATTTTTGTCTGGACCGTTTTGAGCGCTCAAACGATTCAATTATTTGGTTTACCCGCTCTCACCGCAGGTGCAGTCATGCTACTGTTTGATTTAACGGTGGGGACTAGCTTTTTTAACCCTGCCAACGGAGGCGATCCTGTACTCTACCAACATTTTTTCTGGTTCTATTCACATCCTGCGGTTTACGTAATTATCCTACCGGTTTTTGGCATTTTTTCGGAAGTTTTCCCAGTTTATGCGCGTAAACCCCTGTTTGGTTATAAGGTAGTCGCGATTTCCTCTCTGGTAATTGTTGTTTTAAGCGCGATGGTTTGGGTACATCATATGTTTGCTAGTGGTACTCCAGGCTGGATGCGAATGCTGTTTATGTTCTCATCGATGCTGATTTCTGTGCCAACGGGCGTCAAAGTCTTTGCCTGGGTAGGAACGATTTGGGGAGGTAAAATTAGACTCACTAGTGCTATGCTTTTTGCCCTCGGTGGGTTAGTGATGTTTGTATTTTCTGGTATCACAGGAGTCATGTTGGCCGCTGTACCAGTAGATATTCACGTGAACAATACCTATTTTGTCGTGGGTCACTTTCATTATGTAATCTACGGAGCTACGGTTATGGGGATTTATGCCGCCTTTTACCATTGGTTTCCGAAAATGACGGGTCGAATGTACAACGAAGGATTAGGAAAACTGCACTTTGCACTGACTTTTATTGGTGCTAATCTGAATTTCTTCCCCATGCACCCCTTGGGATTACAAGGAATGCCGCGCCGAGTTGCCTCTTACGACCCAGAATTTGCTTTTTGGAACGTTATCGCTAGTCTTGGGGCTTTTCTGTTGGGAATGTCTACACTACCGTTTATTCTAAATATGGTCGGTTCCTGTATACAAGGAGAAAAAGCACCAAAGAATCCCTGGCGAGCGATCGGTATAGAATGGCTAATATCGTCTCCACCGTCTCATGAGAATTTTGAAGAGTTACCGATAGTGGTCGCTGAACCCTATGGTTATGGTAAATCTGAACCTTTGGTAGCTAATGCTGATGCTTTAGAAGGAGGTAATCACTATGAACTCAAGTCAAACTGATTCATCTGTTCACTCGAGTCATGATGAAGCTGGAAATAGTATGTTTGGCTTCATCGTCTTTTTACTCTCGGAAAGCGTCATCTTCCTTAGTTTTTTCGTTGGATATATCGTCTATAAAACTACCACCTCTGACTGGCTTCCTTTTGGAGTGGAGGGTTTGGAAATCAGAGAACCGGCGATTAATACCGTAGTGTTGGTTTCTAGTAGCTTTGTTATTTATATCGCTGAAAAATATCTTCATGTAAAAAATCTGTGGGGATTTCGGGCATTTTGGCTGTTGACTATGGTGATGGGAAGTTATTTTCTCTACGGTCAAGCGGTAGAATGGCGTGGTTTACCTTTTGGTTTTACCGATGGTGTGTTCGGGGGTAGTTTTTATTTATTGACCGGATTTCACGGTTTGCACGTCTTAACAGGGGTGTTGCTCCAATCGATTATGTTAGGACGTTCTTTTATTCCAGGTAACTATCAAAAAGGTGAATTTGGTGTGGCGGCTACTTCGATATTTTGGCACTTTGTTGATGTAATTTGGATTATTTTGTTCTTGCTAATTTATATCTGGCAATAAAACTTATGATTATTGACGACCAATATTACGATGTGATCATTATCGGTACGGGTGCAGGAGGCGGGACGATCGCCTATAAACTGGCGCCGACGGGTAAGAGGATTTTGATTCTAGAAAGGGGCGATTTTATGCCTTTAGAGGAACAGAATCGCACTAATGTGGATATTTTTAAGCGAGAACGTTATCACGCTCCAGAACAGTGGTACGACGGTGTGGGAGAACCATTTTCGCCTCAAATGAATTATGCGATCGGTGGTAATACGAAAATTTACGCGGCAGTTTTACAAAGAAGGCGAGAACAAGATTTTGAAGAGGTACAACATCAATCTGGAGTTTCTCCAGCATGGTGTCTCAAATACGCAGATTTTGAACCCTATTACTCTCAAGCTGAACAGCTCTATAAGGTTCACGGGGAATTAAATGGGGATCCGACAGAACCACTTCACAGTCAAGATTATCCTTTTGGGGCGATCGCACAAGAACCCCAGATTACCACTATTGGACAAGCGATCGCACAAGCGGGTTTACATCCATCTACCCTTCCTTTGGGATTAACGCGTCAAGTTGACGATCCCACCAATGATTCAGAAGTCAGTGGTATTATTCCCTCGTTGCAACATACCAACGTGACCTTAAAAACAAAAGCGAAGGTAACTTGTTTGCATACCAACCCATCGGGTTCCTTAGTTAAGGGTGTCGAAGCAGAAATTGAAGGACAGTCTTATCTATTCATGGGAGATCTGATTGTGCTCGCTTGTGGTGCGGTTAACTCAGCCGCTTTACTGTTAAAATCTGCCAATGATCCCCATCCTCAAGGACTCGCCAACGGTTCGGAACAAGTAGGTCGTAATTTGATGAAAAGTCTGATGACGGCGGTAGTGCAACTAAGTAAAAAGCCAAATTCTGGTACTTTTCTGAGAACTATTTATGTTCACGATTTCTATTGGGGAGACGAGGATTTTCCCTACCCCATGGGGAACATTCAAAATACAGGTGGATTACTAGGGGATATTATTTTTGCTGAAGCTCCCCCTATGTTTTCTTTAATGGCAAAATTTATGCCAGGATTTGGTCTCAAGCAATTAGCAACCCGGTCAATCGGTTGGTGGATACAAACGGAAGATTTACCCGATGAGAATAATCGCGTATCTATAGAAGGTGATAAGCTGTCAGTGCACTATACTCCCAATAATCTGGAAGCCCATGATCGCCTAGTTTATCGTTGGATTGAGGTGTTAAAAGGTGTTGAAAAAGACCTGGATGATTTTCAAGGTGGGATTATGCACCCTCGCAGTGAAGTTCCCCTTCAGGTAATGGCTAATCAATGTGGAACCTGTCGTTTTGGGGATGATCCCGCTACCTCTGTTCTGAATCGGGATTGCCGTACTCACGAGTTAGATAATCTTTACGTGGTCGATGGTAGTTTTTTCCCTTCTAACGCGAGTGTGAGTCCTGCTTTAACGATTATCGCTAATGCACTGCGAGTAGGCGATCATCTAATTCAACGATTAGGATAATCCGCTTGGGAGAAGAAGAGAATGGTGTATAAGGATGAAATTGTAGAAGAAATTCACAAACATAGAGAAGAATACTAAGAAATCTCTCAGATTTTATTCTGTTTAGCTATTGCTACGGCGATCGTCGTTGAGAATCGTACCCGTAGCTGCATTAGAACTTCCTACTGTGTAACCTGTTCCATCCAAACTATCATAAGTCTAGATAAACTAGATTGAGCATTATTTCTGTTAAGGTATTCCCATGATTATTCCTGCTCTAGAGCGACAACCCTCTGTTAAACTTTCTCTAGTAATTCTGTCCCCTCATTCCTTAACTGATTTGCTCGATATTATGCTACCGGGTAATTACGAGTTGATTTCTGATTGGCACAGAGCACAAGGAGAAATCTTAGGGATAATTGACGGGGATTTAAAGCCTCATATTTTGCGTAAACTGCTTGAAGAGATAGAAAAGGGTGCAGATTTGTCTTTTATCAGTCTAAATCCGCCTTTGTTATCTCCATTAGCTCGAAGTTTGGGAGTAATTATCTTACCAGAGGTAATTAATCGTGTTAGGGATCCTCTCAGTCGTGTTTTCCTGGTGCGACGAGAGGCGATCGCAGGTAAAAAAATTACTCCTGTGGGTGCTCAAATGCTTCTAGAAGTAATCGCTAAGGGTGAGATCCGTCGTCTTGTAGAAGTGAATGATTCTAAGCAAAAACATCGAGGTAAAGTTCACTATTTACACTATTTTCGCCATTTAATTAGGTTACGTTTGACTCTATCGGCTCGATTTGTGCGCTTTTGCGTGGTGGGAATTGCGGGAGTGGTGGTAGATATGGGGGCGCTTTTTCTGCTGAGCGATCCTCTACTGTTTAATTTACCTGTAACCATAAGTAAAATAATCGCTTCTGAGTTGGGTATTATTCATAATTTTCTTTGGAATGATTCTTGGACTTTTCGCGATATTGCTCGTCAACAACCAGGAATCGGTAATAAGTTTAAACGCTTACTCAAGTTTAATTTTGTCTGTTTAACTGGTTTAATTATTAGTGTCGTAGTCTTTTATTTACTTTATCATTATCTGGGTTTAGGCAAATATCTCGCTAATTTCCTGGCGATCGCTGTTGTTACTTTTTGGAATTTTTGGCTACACTCTAAATTAAGTTGGCGAGTCAAAAAGTAGTAAATACCTGGAGCAATTTTGGGTCTTTCGTACTTAGTATGCTAAATTTTTATAAAAATGCCAATTGAGTAGAGCTCTTATTTCAAAGTTCTTAAAATTATTAAAGCCAAATGCACATCTTTTTATCAATTTTAATTTGTTATTAATTCCCTCCACTACCCCACTGGTTGTTTTACTTTCAAAATAGCCTACTATTTCCACCAACCATCTTTTTATTGTCTTAACACTTTGACGATAGTATTTTTCGGCTTTTTTGAGCCAATCTATTAATCGTAGTGTTCCTTCTCCTAAACTTTTACTTTCGTCAAATATTTTGCCAAATTCTTCTTTAAGATTGTGCATTATTTCTATTAATGGTGAAGCTTCTTTCGCTTGTTCTAACTTTTCTTTTTGTTTTTCTGATAAATTTTCTTCTTTTTTTAGCAGTGTATATTTACTTCCTTTTAGGCTTGTAAATAATTTAGCTCTTTCTTTTGCGTTTAATGTTTCTGCCGTCTTTTTTTGTTCTATTCTTGCTTGATTTAATTCTTCATGAATTTTTTTAGTTACATAAAATCTATCTATTGTTATCTCGGCGTTTGGACATATTTTTTTCACTAACGACTTATAATTGCCCGTCATATCTATGCTTACTTCTTCTATCTTACTTAATACTTTTTCTCCCCATCCTTCCATTGTTTTTCTTATTTCTGACTGAGTTCTTGATGAAACTAATCCTATCAATTTATGTTTCTCTAAATCCACTAAAACTACTATAAATTTTCCTTGTCCTTTCACTAAACTTATTTCATCTATTCCTAATCTTTTTAAATTATCTAAATTTATTGGCTTCATTGACTTAGTTATGAATATTACCATTGACCAGACTTGTTCATCTGTTAATCTATTACTTAAAGCCACATTTTTAACATCACTATGAATTACTTGTTCTGTAATTTTTTCGGCATATCTTTTCGTAAAATTTTTCTTTTCTCCTACAAAATTTAACTTTTCACTAAACGGCTTTTGACAAGTATCACATTTGAACTGTCTTCTATTTACTTTAAGAATTACTTCTTTACCACTAATAGGTAAATCTTTTACTAAATGATATTTATTTTGGTGAAGTCTATGACTTACTTGACCACAACGAGGACAAATCCCTTTTTTAATTGAAGCTTTTACGGTTAATATTATAGTATTATCAATTTCTTTGCTGTCTTCTACTACAATTTCTGGGATACCTAGTAGTTTTGTGAAAATTTTTTTCATTTTCTGGTATTTTCTTGACTCATACTAAAAAATTTAGCATACTAAGTACGAAAGACCCGGGCAATATAAGCAACATTAAGGGAGGCACGCACCTCTTCCCCTAAGTGATTGTAGCCAACATGTTCCCAAGGTTCAATTATAGTAATCGCATTCCTAAATAGACGAGGATACTTCATAAGTAGATCAAAATCTTTTTGAGAGTTAATCACTTTCTCTAGAGGTTGACTTTCACCCCACTTAAAAGTGTCATTCCCAGTTAACAAGGATTTCTCTGATAAGGGATTAAGAGAATGGCGATCAGCTATAAAACGTCCTAGTAAAATATGTATCGATTCAAACTCAGAGTAACCTGGACTTAAATA from Gloeocapsa sp. PCC 73106 encodes the following:
- a CDS encoding DUF2231 domain-containing protein; the encoded protein is MNSNLIEQVNDQLGANGLPYPLALHPNLVHLTLGLFIAAIAFDMVGVFYPVEKQILKVLSISASRTNFFDVGWYNMLAAAIITFFTVATGFYEIMLAEPPTDVVSAWGLKAMETMLWHGIGGVILLFLIVLMTVWRGLQRFIWRKDRVVQVQWTYLLAGLGIFALMFAHGTLGAHLAADFGVHISADRLLRAGENPNILLK
- a CDS encoding ISL3 family transposase is translated as MKKIFTKLLGIPEIVVEDSKEIDNTIILTVKASIKKGICPRCGQVSHRLHQNKYHLVKDLPISGKEVILKVNRRQFKCDTCQKPFSEKLNFVGEKKNFTKRYAEKITEQVIHSDVKNVALSNRLTDEQVWSMVIFITKSMKPINLDNLKRLGIDEISLVKGQGKFIVVLVDLEKHKLIGLVSSRTQSEIRKTMEGWGEKVLSKIEEVSIDMTGNYKSLVKKICPNAEITIDRFYVTKKIHEELNQARIEQKKTAETLNAKERAKLFTSLKGSKYTLLKKEENLSEKQKEKLEQAKEASPLIEIMHNLKEEFGKIFDESKSLGEGTLRLIDWLKKAEKYYRQSVKTIKRWLVEIVGYFESKTTSGVVEGINNKLKLIKRCAFGFNNFKNFEIRALLNWHFYKNLAY
- a CDS encoding GtrA family protein — its product is MIIPALERQPSVKLSLVILSPHSLTDLLDIMLPGNYELISDWHRAQGEILGIIDGDLKPHILRKLLEEIEKGADLSFISLNPPLLSPLARSLGVIILPEVINRVRDPLSRVFLVRREAIAGKKITPVGAQMLLEVIAKGEIRRLVEVNDSKQKHRGKVHYLHYFRHLIRLRLTLSARFVRFCVVGIAGVVVDMGALFLLSDPLLFNLPVTISKIIASELGIIHNFLWNDSWTFRDIARQQPGIGNKFKRLLKFNFVCLTGLIISVVVFYLLYHYLGLGKYLANFLAIAVVTFWNFWLHSKLSWRVKK
- a CDS encoding heme-copper oxidase subunit III, whose protein sequence is MNSSQTDSSVHSSHDEAGNSMFGFIVFLLSESVIFLSFFVGYIVYKTTTSDWLPFGVEGLEIREPAINTVVLVSSSFVIYIAEKYLHVKNLWGFRAFWLLTMVMGSYFLYGQAVEWRGLPFGFTDGVFGGSFYLLTGFHGLHVLTGVLLQSIMLGRSFIPGNYQKGEFGVAATSIFWHFVDVIWIILFLLIYIWQ
- a CDS encoding GMC oxidoreductase; amino-acid sequence: MIIDDQYYDVIIIGTGAGGGTIAYKLAPTGKRILILERGDFMPLEEQNRTNVDIFKRERYHAPEQWYDGVGEPFSPQMNYAIGGNTKIYAAVLQRRREQDFEEVQHQSGVSPAWCLKYADFEPYYSQAEQLYKVHGELNGDPTEPLHSQDYPFGAIAQEPQITTIGQAIAQAGLHPSTLPLGLTRQVDDPTNDSEVSGIIPSLQHTNVTLKTKAKVTCLHTNPSGSLVKGVEAEIEGQSYLFMGDLIVLACGAVNSAALLLKSANDPHPQGLANGSEQVGRNLMKSLMTAVVQLSKKPNSGTFLRTIYVHDFYWGDEDFPYPMGNIQNTGGLLGDIIFAEAPPMFSLMAKFMPGFGLKQLATRSIGWWIQTEDLPDENNRVSIEGDKLSVHYTPNNLEAHDRLVYRWIEVLKGVEKDLDDFQGGIMHPRSEVPLQVMANQCGTCRFGDDPATSVLNRDCRTHELDNLYVVDGSFFPSNASVSPALTIIANALRVGDHLIQRLG
- a CDS encoding cytochrome c oxidase subunit II; protein product: MNTPTVAILVISTIILTVISWWVGQQAYSWLPPQASAESILIDNLFSFMVTVGTFIFLGVVIAITYAVLFKRAGKYDLSDGPPIEGNVPLEIVWTVIPLVLVIGIATYSYQIYDRISIVGPMEHIHMAREIETTPGVERIEVLSRQWAWEFHYPEQKVTSTELHLPNNKRIRLVLRSEDVIHGLYIPAFRLKQDIIPNRVIDFEFTPIREGRYRLRDSQYSGTYFAAMQTDVVVESSEAFERWLETSAKEPPRISYNQAFEEYTKQDKTAAKTIIPASPPIVNYSGSKLNY
- a CDS encoding DUF2231 domain-containing protein, whose translation is MLDYLPPLNEHNLPYPDTMHPIVVHFVIAMVLFAVLCDLIGYFTKNPRLYEVSWWNLFFATISIFIAVIFGQIEAGLAQPYPAAVDILSLHTLIGWSLSGILAGITAWRYIIRSRNPKVLPIPFLGAGLVLAGIVFFQVYLGDLLVWVYGLHTVEVVKATREGFFQ
- the ctaD gene encoding cytochrome c oxidase subunit I, with product MTNLSSRETVTSQTGNPESWRRFFSFSTDHKVIGIQYIVTAFFFFLVGGFFAMIMRGELITPESDLLDRQVYNSMFTMHGTVMLFLWTFPVLAGLSNYLVPLMIGARDMAFPRLNAVAFWMVPVFGVILMTSFLVPGGTAQSGWWSYPPVSLQNPTGNLINGQFLWILAVAISGVSSILGAVNIVTTIIRMRSPGMTFFRMPIFVWTVLSAQTIQLFGLPALTAGAVMLLFDLTVGTSFFNPANGGDPVLYQHFFWFYSHPAVYVIILPVFGIFSEVFPVYARKPLFGYKVVAISSLVIVVLSAMVWVHHMFASGTPGWMRMLFMFSSMLISVPTGVKVFAWVGTIWGGKIRLTSAMLFALGGLVMFVFSGITGVMLAAVPVDIHVNNTYFVVGHFHYVIYGATVMGIYAAFYHWFPKMTGRMYNEGLGKLHFALTFIGANLNFFPMHPLGLQGMPRRVASYDPEFAFWNVIASLGAFLLGMSTLPFILNMVGSCIQGEKAPKNPWRAIGIEWLISSPPSHENFEELPIVVAEPYGYGKSEPLVANADALEGGNHYELKSN